A window of the Ignisphaera sp. genome harbors these coding sequences:
- a CDS encoding extracellular solute-binding protein, protein MLACPSLPEPSTPITLKFWKWQAITLTDEKIKEVINLWEQEHPNVKIEFTVFPELSNLEFVMKVEQSTGAGQGPDIIMVDEPYMAVLAYDGYLAEMPPYLQAIINQLVLQPFDRMLYLWGPDGKIRMYGFPSLRAVGPKVLAVNEYHLEEAGIPKDWCPKTWDELIDVAKKLTKYDEKGNLVRSGLFVRVGGNVGGISDKWFTLLFATGGYVLTCKNGSWVTDVNSALAKELTQKLYLDVIYKYKIYDPGFPGDVTGFANEQDSIIVPREPAEIVNALLSINPGRFKDPQTGRIIGVHFCPIPVANETISPRTLFDGHLVSVNAKSPPEKQQWAFQFLCWLATHKEVREKLYNEIYMFPPWKDLANEPPFDQPVFQQLIEIAKSGYSRVLHPNIGTILTEAGQILARIYLKETSLDDGLNELASRILDIANEAKNACK, encoded by the coding sequence ATGCTTGCTTGTCCATCACTTCCAGAACCATCAACACCAATAACATTAAAGTTCTGGAAATGGCAAGCTATAACACTTACAGATGAGAAAATTAAAGAGGTTATAAATCTTTGGGAGCAAGAGCATCCTAATGTAAAAATAGAGTTCACAGTATTTCCAGAGCTCTCTAATTTAGAGTTTGTAATGAAAGTTGAGCAATCAACTGGCGCAGGTCAAGGGCCAGACATCATAATGGTTGACGAGCCATACATGGCTGTATTGGCTTATGATGGATATCTCGCTGAAATGCCTCCATATCTCCAAGCAATAATTAATCAATTAGTGCTACAACCTTTTGATAGGATGCTGTATCTCTGGGGACCTGACGGAAAGATTAGAATGTATGGATTTCCAAGTCTTAGAGCTGTTGGACCCAAGGTGCTGGCCGTAAACGAGTATCATCTTGAAGAAGCTGGCATACCCAAGGATTGGTGTCCCAAAACATGGGATGAGCTAATAGATGTGGCAAAGAAGCTCACAAAATACGATGAAAAAGGAAATCTCGTAAGATCGGGTCTCTTTGTACGTGTAGGAGGTAATGTAGGGGGAATCTCTGATAAGTGGTTTACGCTACTCTTTGCAACTGGAGGATATGTCCTCACATGCAAGAACGGAAGTTGGGTAACAGATGTAAACTCTGCATTAGCTAAAGAACTTACCCAGAAGCTATACCTAGATGTAATCTACAAGTACAAGATCTATGACCCGGGTTTTCCAGGCGATGTCACCGGATTTGCAAATGAGCAAGATTCTATAATTGTTCCTAGAGAACCAGCAGAGATAGTAAATGCACTTCTATCCATTAACCCAGGCAGATTCAAAGACCCGCAAACAGGAAGAATCATAGGGGTTCACTTCTGCCCGATACCAGTGGCAAACGAAACTATATCTCCGAGAACACTTTTCGATGGACACTTGGTAAGTGTTAATGCAAAAAGCCCGCCAGAGAAACAGCAGTGGGCATTTCAATTCCTATGCTGGCTAGCAACACATAAGGAGGTTAGGGAGAAGCTATACAATGAAATATACATGTTCCCACCCTGGAAGGATCTAGCCAACGAACCACCATTTGATCAACCAGTATTCCAGCAACTAATTGAGATAGCTAAATCAGGTTACTCTAGAGTATTACATCCAAATATAGGGACGATACTTACTGAGGCAGGCCAAATCCTAGCACGAATATACCTGAAGGAGACTAGTCTAGATGACGGTCTAAATGAGTTAGCAAGCAGAATATTAGATATTGCAAATGAGGCTAAAAATGCCTGCAAGTAA
- a CDS encoding sugar ABC transporter permease: MITKKALKKNDFLKALPFLLPTLIVFSIFHYYSLGLLIYFSFTKWGLTGEPQWIGLKNYDKMFNTALFWKSLTLTLIFVVTVVAGSVALGLILAISVYSRDTRLSKVTRYLMLLPYVLPDVAAATMWLIMFGPGPSGYVNYILSLLRLPTSAWFYDPAMALPMVILYSIWKNTGFSALVIYAGLKSIPRDYIDAARVDGASDWQIYTRVVIPLLRPIIVFVTASIVMMSWFVFNSIYVLTKGGPGTATLLLGLYIYLEAFEKGNAGYACAVSVFSVLLVLGITILQLRWYRGYEKW; encoded by the coding sequence ATGATCACCAAAAAAGCTCTAAAGAAAAATGATTTTTTAAAAGCTCTTCCATTCCTTCTTCCAACATTAATTGTTTTTTCAATATTTCACTATTATTCACTGGGACTACTCATATACTTTAGCTTCACAAAATGGGGTTTGACTGGTGAACCACAATGGATAGGGCTAAAGAATTATGATAAAATGTTTAATACTGCATTATTCTGGAAATCGCTAACCCTAACTTTGATATTCGTAGTCACTGTAGTCGCGGGTTCAGTTGCTCTAGGTCTCATTTTAGCTATATCTGTATATAGTAGGGATACACGTCTTTCGAAAGTAACCAGATATTTAATGTTGTTACCCTATGTTTTGCCAGATGTTGCCGCCGCCACCATGTGGCTAATAATGTTCGGGCCCGGTCCTAGTGGTTATGTAAACTATATATTGTCTCTGCTTAGATTGCCGACCTCCGCGTGGTTCTACGATCCGGCTATGGCATTGCCTATGGTGATACTATACTCTATATGGAAGAACACAGGCTTTAGTGCTCTTGTTATCTATGCAGGCCTCAAGAGTATCCCTAGGGATTACATAGATGCTGCAAGAGTTGATGGCGCAAGTGATTGGCAAATCTATACAAGAGTTGTAATTCCACTGTTAAGACCCATCATAGTGTTTGTGACAGCATCAATAGTCATGATGTCTTGGTTTGTCTTTAACTCGATATATGTGCTCACAAAGGGAGGGCCAGGAACAGCCACTCTATTGCTCGGACTGTACATATATCTGGAAGCGTTTGAGAAAGGTAATGCAGGTTATGCATGTGCAGTATCGGTTTTTTCTGTTTTGCTTGTACTAGGTATCACAATATTACAGCTCAGGTGGTATCGTGGATATGAAAAGTGGTAG